A single window of Candidatus Babeliaceae bacterium DNA harbors:
- a CDS encoding class I SAM-dependent methyltransferase, with product MKQYILACTVLACVANTKGNLMEPYSSIKPLEYKMQSMFNGYCVDSLRRIIALHRPKVVVEIGTFTGASAIFMAQLIEPQARLYAVDTFLGSVEHHEVPEYRAFLPNLYLQFLSNCMHAQVAHKIIPVRMSSEEAAIALNIHPDLIYIDGSHEENDVFNDIMWWHEKMSPNGKMCGDDYGWTSVTAAVHRAASALNKKVRVNGGFWEFI from the coding sequence ATGAAACAATACATTTTAGCATGCACAGTTCTTGCATGTGTTGCCAACACAAAAGGTAATTTAATGGAACCGTATAGTTCCATTAAACCATTAGAATACAAAATGCAAAGTATGTTCAATGGCTATTGCGTTGATTCATTAAGACGGATAATAGCTCTACATAGGCCAAAAGTTGTTGTTGAAATTGGAACATTTACCGGAGCATCAGCAATTTTTATGGCGCAACTCATCGAACCTCAGGCAAGACTATATGCCGTCGATACATTTTTAGGCTCTGTTGAACACCACGAGGTGCCAGAATATAGAGCATTTTTACCAAATCTTTATTTACAATTTTTATCAAATTGCATGCATGCACAAGTTGCCCATAAAATTATCCCTGTTCGCATGTCATCAGAAGAAGCAGCAATAGCTTTGAATATACACCCAGACCTTATTTATATAGACGGATCACATGAAGAAAATGATGTCTTTAATGATATTATGTGGTGGCACGAAAAAATGAGCCCGAATGGAAAAATGTGCGGCGATGATTATGGTTGGACTTCTGTAACCGCCGCTGTTCACAGAGCCGCATCAGCACTCAATAAAAAAGTAAGAGTTAATGGTGGTTTTTGGGAATTTATATAA
- a CDS encoding CatB-related O-acetyltransferase, producing MKLNTLIFIAISVCTTIYSINFYDNNKACTSYGEYSYNFGINVAWGNSAHYKIGKFCSIAGDVTLFLGGNHRTDWISTYPFMAFNQVFPEARDIQGHPATKGDIIIGNDVWIGTQVTILSGVTIGDGAVIGAHSVVAKDIPPYAIAVGNPAKVVRYRFDEETIRQLLALQWWNWPLEKINKNVHLLCSDSIQEFITTNNP from the coding sequence ATGAAGCTCAACACACTTATATTTATTGCTATATCAGTATGTACCACAATTTATTCTATTAATTTTTATGATAATAATAAGGCTTGCACTTCATACGGGGAATATTCATATAATTTTGGCATTAATGTAGCATGGGGCAACAGCGCCCATTATAAAATCGGCAAATTTTGTTCCATTGCTGGCGATGTAACATTATTTTTGGGCGGCAACCACAGAACTGATTGGATCTCCACATATCCATTTATGGCTTTTAACCAAGTATTCCCAGAAGCTCGTGATATCCAAGGCCATCCCGCAACAAAGGGAGATATTATTATAGGTAATGATGTTTGGATTGGAACGCAGGTCACTATTTTATCCGGCGTTACCATCGGCGATGGAGCCGTTATTGGCGCGCATAGCGTTGTCGCAAAAGATATCCCTCCCTATGCAATTGCAGTAGGAAACCCTGCAAAAGTCGTTCGCTATCGATTTGATGAAGAAACGATTCGACAATTACTTGCACTACAATGGTGGAATTGGCCGTTAGAAAAAATTAACAAAAATGTTCATTTATTATGTAGTGATTCTATTCAAGAATTTATTACAACCAATAACCCGTGA